The Montipora foliosa isolate CH-2021 chromosome 1, ASM3666993v2, whole genome shotgun sequence DNA segment TTTCAAGTACCTCCAAGAGTGAAACAGGTAGAAAACAACACGATAACGGATTTAAGAACGACCCTTCACAAAGCCAACAGAACCAAGAATGGAAAGAATCGCGGGGAAGTGTAAATATGCCAAGCGGATGCATGGTGGGCAGTGTGgagaaacttgaaaatgggTGTTCATCTTGGGTAAATAAATCAGAAAGCAGATTTAACCAAAGGGGTAGAATGAGTCTGCCGCTGAATGGAAAATACGCAAATAACCTCCACGTCAAGCACCACAGCCAAGCAAATGGTGTGCCTTCAAGCAACAAGTATGCCATTTCTCAGCATCAGGGAAATGGCGACTGTTCGCGACTTCGCAAGGCTAGATCCGGGTACCAGTGTGGTTGCGGTTCTTCTCTGAAGGAACTCATCCAGAACAGGGATCCAGAAAAGCCCTGGAAGAGCAAAGGCGATTACTTCGTTGCGGTTCTCACGTATCTGCTGGGAATTGGCAATGTTATTCATTTTCCCCAACTTTTCGTCAAGCACGGAGGAGGTAATTAAAATGGCAaattgcaatcatatatcatacCATTTTATAGCTTCTCTAAGAATTTTTATGGTAACTATGTATGTTTAGCTTAATGGTTCACCGATTTCAATCGCGATCGCACAATTCAAGGCAATTAAAGAAACGGAAACCTCCCACGGAGAAAAACCATGTTTCTAAGTatgtttcatttaatttcagttcagctgccaaaaaatgaaaattaccAGTCAACGTTATGTTTACCTTAAAGAGGCATCACTGCTTTGCATTGTGCATGTACGAAAAGTTCACCATTTCCTATAGTTTGGCTGATTGGCCAAATAGAAATTGACACTCCAGACCTTTTTCATCCTCTCAGCCTATCAGAAGCAAAACCGAAGCCACCACGTCTTGTTTCTTCCTCGTTTTTAGTCACAGTTTGACTTCCGATTGGCTCATTGAGTGTATGCGTTTGCTGATCGTCAAATTTCCTTTGTAAAAGCCGTTTCTTTGGTCCACCTAAAAACACCCTAATCTTGCGCGAATACGTACATTAACATTTTGCTAACACTGAACACTGCCTGGTATTCTTTTGGCAACGGCCCGGAACCAATAATGGAATGATACCAAACGTCTAACGGTAACTTATTTTCTTATGTAGGTGCATTCTTTTTGCCATACCTCATAATGCTTATCATAGAGGGAATTCCGCTCGTCTGCCTGGAGATGGCAGTCGGACAAAGACTAGGACGAAACTCAGTGACTGAATCTTGGAAAGATCTTAACCCAAGTCTTCGGGGAATTGGGGTAGCAGCGGCTATAGTGAGCCTTATGACTATATTTTATTACAATTACATCGTGGCTTGGTGCTTATATTACTTCATTCATTCGATGAGAAGCACGCTTTTATGGAGCACGTGTCCCACAACGACCAATGGAAATAACACCGTAGACCTAGAATGCACTAAGAGCAATCCAGCCGAGTATTACTGGTACCGAAAAACATTGAATGTAGCAGATGACATTAACAAAAGCACAGGTGAGTCATAGCGAAACGAGAGTTGCTTAAATACATATTTCTGGTATAAAAGAGGCGTTCCCGTTACAGAAACAAATCTGCGCGGTTTACCCAATGAGATTGAAATGATTTCCATTTGGTACTGCTGTAGTTTCCCTGCTTAACATCATGTTTCGtaacaataggcctttttcgatatattaaaattcatcttgaaagagaggttctgaggacaaagacaaagaaatggatgatatgcaaatatttttcacattcattccaacgtgtttctattgtttttgtgctCACTGCCCcaatatcaagctgaatatttgatatttcgtaAATGTACTATTGGAACTTGAGTCAACAAAAGACGCGATAGCTGATCAGAGCGAGAGGGTTTCAAATAAATTTGCACGCCGCTTAAAAGTACCAGGTTGATCGTCAGGTTTTTTGTTTAAAGACTATTATTTTTACTGGCAGGAATCAATATGTTCTTATACTTGTTTGTCCTGCTGTCGTGGACTTTGTCATTTTTGCTGAGCATGCGTGGTTCTCGTGCAGTTTCAAAGGTTGGTGCCATTAGTAAAAGTTCATGGGTAAACTAAGGGAGCGTTCTTTAGGTACtaattaatctcgtacccagatctcactctgtcactggaaatgtgagatctggttaagttcgacagtacaccatttttcattggctactaataaaggttgcggcaatgcaatctacgctccgattggcttatttcgcgggacacttagtgaaggtttggttttagcaagctcatgtgctgttttgaataaatgtcagttgtgcggaggaaagttttgttttttccgacaccggaaaagctttacagttgaggaaaatcattttgaaaatttgtgacgtttgtgtaaatggtaccgacgaaagccccacgtaccctgccactcgaataaagttctgcgtagcttgctacgcggtacgcagttgaagtatgtaatttattcaaaacagtatttctcgttcttaaagcgtgactcgcgaattaagtagtgatcaattgtgaattttacggttacattaactacatttttcaggagatcgtgtcaagaaaatagtactcgttgcagtgattaggtctaagcactctttaacattttcgctttcaattcaCGGTTtgcttaactacacttttcacgagattgcttgaagaaaatagcactcgtttattgattaaggcttgtttcagtgattctgcagttgctccgacaattaagcAATCTCGACCGCCTGTatcgcttctttctgtttcggcttaaatttaaggtttccttgtcctctacccaaaagaatctcttcaagaatactctcgaaatccatgtttattccacaaaatcacccaaaatcacaacagagagtacgaacatgcgcagtcatagaaaagcccgtatttcgggcctcgccggcactgagcatgctcgaaatcgaactttaccagatctcccttccgtatgaccgtgggagatctgggtacgagattaggtactaatccggaataggaatacacggaatagacgGTATTCGTGTTCTTATGGGACCTATTCCGTTTTCGGAATGAACGGAATACTATTCCGTACATTCTGCTCCCGGTAGCAGAATGAACGTAATGACCGGAATACGGTTCACTTCGAATGGGCAGACTATGCGTTCTTTTGGGGAcgttttggcgggaaatgatACGCGGCCAGCTGGTCGCCCTTCGGCGGCTTgaaattttgtaaaaatttGAATGGAATAGCGATGCAAAACGTCTACCGAAAATGCGAGTGTGCTTGCCcctcttttgtttctttaccGGCACTAGAACAAGAAGAGCTGTCAGTTTGTGTTAGTAAAAAAAGTGCCCTCGCCTGGTCTAAAGAAATGACGTTGGCATTAATTGGTTTGTGCAACAACCACGAAACTTTTtgcaattaaggacgttcgcgcccattgctactgcgcatccttacagcgcacgcaaattcacatgccacgtcctACATCGAgtgcgcgcgctaagtactaaaatgaacagtgatagggcagatggccattgctacagctttgcttggatttaacgatcttggatgttcggtgacccctacttttcttttcagaaacagattttattcacaattatctccacattgtccaaaaatgaacaaaaaatcaatgtgggaagttaaaaaaatttcaagttttttgtcctcgggacatggaatcctgccatcttgcggctgcaaggcgcatgaaactacggtcgctaaatgcgaacttgttctttaaggaacctcaacagttaacttaattcacttgatgggtccacttaaacaaatacaagtacaaggaaaggttacgtttatacaaacgttggcagtgtagcacttatattttaaacagagttaactgaatagagtgtaatgtgaagtgctagatttctatcccatatgaaccatgtgagcgttagccctactgatggaaatgggcccacacaaggacagagaaaaactctgaccaggatgggaattgaacccacgaccttcgggttagatctccaccgctctaccggctgagctacaaggtcagacgggagcaggccgtgggaactgaagatgttaaagtcacggcaataaacatgtacaagtacaaggaaaggttacgtttatacaaacgttggccgtatagcacttatattttaaacagagtgtTCCAAAATTTCGGGAAACCTTTTTCACTCGCCATGCCAACGCAATTGGCGCAGGCGCAGATACAGTCCTTCAATAGGGAAAGATCGCTAATAGTTCTATAAAAACTTTGTACACCATGTTTAAGGGAAGGcgatcatcatcatcgtcatcattattgtCGTCTCCACGAACTAACACAACTTTATCTTTTATTTCAGATTTTAATAACGATTCTAATTTTCATTGTTACCAACCTTGtaacgtttttctttcttggcgTTCATCTCCAAGGATGGGCGGAAGGATTAGAACGCCTGTTTGTTCCAGAGGTTTGTTCTTTACAATAAATTGCATGTGCTTCGGTAGGCATGAGTCAAACTTGTGTGTGTTCCAAATATAATTTACCTTTAAAAGAGTGGACAAAATACAGAGGAAGAGAAGGTAGTGAGAATGAACGAgcgaagaaaggaaggaagcaTATCTCGCACAAAAGCTACGGTCACAGGGTCTTCAGTTCAATTCTCTTGAACGAGTCGAAAATAAATCAATATACTACGCACTGTGGGCTACGAAGGGAATTCAGGTTGTCAGTGATTTAATGATTAATGAGTCCACGTTTTTATCGAGATCTTTCTCAAAATTTAAAGACCGTTGTAGGATTAAACCAagttttctgtcttttcttgGAGTCGTCTCAGCTATAAAGCACTGAGTTGGGGGAAACAACCAATGGGAAAAACCTAAGCGAAATTTCGGACTACAAAATCTTTCGTAAAAAAATTCTGATGGCAAATAAACCAAACATAATAGTGTAGCAAACGAAACTGTTGACTGCGGGGTGGTCGTGCACTGAAAACCCTTCGAATTTACCAAAACTCTCTAAGCTCCTAGTATTTCAATTTAAGCTTTTTCACAGGGGATTAGCCACCAGTAATGTTctgaaaaaataaactttattgaTAACGGTCTCTGCAGTTTCTGTCAAGGGGAAGAGCAGTCACTTATATAGTAACACTTACTATGGACTTGCACCGTAACTTCCCTTTTTTGGGAAGCCTTTAATTTAAGCAATGACTGATTCGTGAAAAAGCTTTTCCTACTCTCGACATTAGTTGTGGGCCTAAAGCCTCAGTTACTGCAATTATCATCTATTTTTAGTCTGGAGGTATTACATTTGGACCTGTACAACACGCAGTCAATGCCCCAGAATAGAGAGCTTCCACCCATTCCTCTCACATTACAATCCCACAACTTGTAATTTAAGGAATCCAATTACTTATGTGTTGCAAAGGgcctttttatttcttattttgtcatttatccTAATTCTATGAACACTGTAGTTATGTACATTTGTCGTTACAAGTTCTGTAACTAAATACTGTATTGCATGTAATGCAAAGTATCAAAATGTAATGAATAAtgtataaataatttttttttaaagtgcacACGCGCCCGCATACACGCATGAACGAAGGAACGAACAGAACAATCATAGGACGgactaaagaagaaaaatacgCATACGCACGATTGGTTAACAGATAAGACGTTTTGCGTTAAAACGTCTCAACGACAAGGCATGACTTGCCTTCTCTTGGTTCTGTATGAAATGGGTTCCGACCAGGTTTCGAAACGTCAGTGAATGTCTCCCAAAACAGTCCttttcaggactacactcacccgcaCGATCCTACTTCACTTAGTTATGGCATGACTCCTTGGTATAAACCATTTAAGATAGCAATTTCATATACCTAATTTGCCGTAATCGGTGCCCAAAACGTTAactgtctttttcttttttcgcagTTTCAAAAACTTGCGGAGCCAGTTGTATGGATGGATGCAGCAGGACAAATCTTCTTCTCCTTAGGTATCGGATTCGGAACACTGACTCTATTTTCTACGGGaaacaaacggaaaaatagCTGCTATATGGACGCACTTTTGTGCACTCTGGGGAATTGCGGTACATCCGTTTGGGCCGGTATCATCATGTTTTCACTATTTGGCTTCAAAGCTGATTACAAAGTCAGAGAATGTCAAACAGATCATAACTCATCTTTTGAGACTAACTGTTCAACTTCCAGCCTACCTTGCAGCAAAGATGAAGTACTCGACAATGTAAGTACATTAAAAGGGCAGCTTTTACTATCAGtcatcaaaagctttcttacaTTAAGAATGTCGATATTTGTGATATTCGATGAAATTAACGCGCCATACCTTCATTTCGCTATAAAATCCCCGATGAGGGTTTACCAAACCACCCAGTTATGAGCTAGCCGTGCTTAAAGTACAACCCACAGCTTCGCGTTGTTCAATTCATGTTATTTTCCCAGGCCATAGTGACTGTCCGTTCCTGAGAACGTGGTATACAACGAACACACGATTTGTGCAGTATGATGAAAATATTATACACATTCTACTGTTCTTTTGCAAGGGGTAGGGATCGTCAAGGGCAACGTTGCTTGCGTCCAAGAGAGATTCAACTTGAAAACTCGGTGCACCCAAAATGACTGGGTCATGCTGTTTTAATGCTACGATGATACCGGTACCGGGGTTTCGCACATTGAAAGCCCTAAAGTAGTGTCAACAGAAACAACATAAGCACAAACTGGAGAGAAATAAGTCCTAAACCGATTCCATGAAATGAGAGATTGAGAAGAACATTTTCACATCATATTCTTTAGTCAATTATGAGATTCTCCTTAACAATGATTTACATGTTTCAGCTCCCCCCTGGATTATCCCTTGGTTTCGCTGGATTGAGCGAGACATTTACCAAAATGCCACTGCCGCCACTGTGGTCAACTCTCTTTTACTTTCTTCTCTTCCTACTTGGAACCTCAAGCATGTTGGGTATGATCGAGATGGTCCTCACAGCCGTTAAAGagctgatttttttcaaacgaaCTTGGAGAAGTGATGTGATTTGTGGTAAGTTGCTTTTACCAGTTCAGTTCAGTCTTTATCTTCGGAACCCTCGTGGAGAGTTTTCGATCAGCCTCCATGATCAAGCAgatttatatatacatataattataaccaattttttaaaattaataataacaacaatggcgatgataataataatacaataacaAGCGAaacgatgataataataataataataataataataataatgatgatgatgatgatgatgatgatgatgataataataataacaataatctaTGAATGGAAAAAGAGGAGACGGAGGAAAAGGATCAAAAAGCTTTAGGGAAGTGTATGAAGAGACCAAGGTAAAAAAAGCATACTAAATGGCAACCTCAACAGATCATTGCAACCAAGTATCGTAGAAAAATGAGTATTTAAAGGAGCTGACATCCATAAAAAGAGAGGCAGAGGAGGTGATGCAAAAGGTGAATCCATGAAAAAGAGGCAGAGGAGGTGATGCAAATGGTGAAGAATGAAGTGGAGTTTAACATCGGACAGGTAAAAATTGAGAACGAAAGATGTGATAATTGGAAGGTAGCCTGGAGGAGACTGAAGAACGTCCTAAAAGAGGGACATTGTAAGATCAAAATTGAACgcttcaaagaaaagaaactgcaGAGTGACATACCCGCTGGGTTTGAGAAAGAGGGATATGGATGGCCGAAACGTAACACTGATCCCCGAAAAACAGCGTCAATTTTCAACCTGCAGGAACAAATGGTAGAAACGAGAGCATGGAAGAAGATGAGGGGATCGACAGATCAGGATAACTGTAGATTGTGTGGAGAATGTAAGGAAACAGTTCAACATCTACTAGCAGGATGCAAAGTTTAAGCTTGCTGGGTCTGAGTATGTAAAAAGGCATGATAACGCATTGAAAGTGTTGCCTGTGAATTGGGTTATAAGTAACGGGTTGCTACCCGAGGGGACGAGGTGGTATACGGAAAGGTGGGAGACAAAAAGATGAATTGAGAACAATGGAAAGAATATGTGTTGGATTGGGAACATGAGATGTGGATGAATTGTACTGCAAGGAGACCCGACTTGACCTAAGAGGACAATGAAAAGAAAGAGATCATCCTCATTGAATGACGTATCTGAGGAGACTAACAAGGACGAGAAACGAGCAGAAAAGATAAGAAAGTACCAGCAACTGTGTTTTGAATTATTGGTTAAGAGaggataataataaaaacaagaaaaataatttatgaaaaTAATTGGCCGTGGTTAGTCACAGAGACCTgtctgcttggcaaactcgttgggcatcacgcccaaagtcccgttcgctaacaaaattatgacagcaatctcgccttatatcgAATAAGGATTCCAGAACGCACAAATTCATTAGTGAAAAATGACAATAAAGTTAGTTGTGATGGccaacgagtttgccaagcagaaaggtctctgagactaaccacgaacaatgtatgttcacaagtaactgtcaactttattgtcaaaaataagtaaataataataataataataataataataatagtattattattattattattattaatattaataaagaCCTTACGTTGTTGTTGAGAAGGAAAATAACAAGGCAATCATAGTGGATATATAGTGTATGAGTGTATGAAAGGAGAggtgaaaagattgagaaatatcAGGACCTGAAGAGACAAATTGGAAGactatggggggggggggggggattaggCATCTGGAACTCCCGGGTACCGGTAGTCGTTGGCGCACTCGGAGTAGTAATCAAAAGGTTGGATGCatggcttgagaagctaggtGTTACCATCAGAACAGGTCTGTtgcagaaaacagccttgttaggcacaCCTAGGATTCTAAGGAAGCTGTTGGAAagctgaaagaaaagaaatgacacataggacctttggccattggctatggctcgctcCTGTGGCGTAATGTCGGCATGACATCCGCCAGAGCTAAAGCGTTACATATacataatattaataatagCAGAACTTATATAGAGCTCATGTCATAACTACATGGTGCTTTAACTTAAAAACGTAACTACGTAAAATTACGagaatttatttgcaattgtaaaaAATAAGTTCAGTAGAGCATACGTTCATGATAAGTAATAAATATCAGTATTTAGATATCCATTCTAATCATGTTAATAGTACCGGTAAATAGTATGGGTATGCCCCGGTTCTTAAATTAAACTTCCTCGATATCGTCGCCAACGTTTGCTATCCCCATCAAACGCATCCCTGAGATCAATGCTTTTGTCCACGAAAATCCTCCAAACAACAGTAATGTCTGACGTATGAGGATATGTGGAAATAACATGATTTCCCCTTTTTCTCAAATGTAGGCAACTCACACGATTCAAGCATTGGACAGACATGAAGGAGAACTCTTATCAAAAATTCTTATCGTGAATTTGAAAATATCCTGGTTTTGCAGTCGCACAAGCTTGATTTTAGCAAACCTTTTAGATTTTGATTCCTGGCTTCTTCTCGTCTCCttcaaaacaaattaattattagGTGTGGGCCCAATTTCCATATCCAACCCGAGGGGTCACTTTTCACTTGAAGCAATAAGGTTACTTTATAGGGGTTAAAAGTTATGTTTTTCGGTGAGGGTAAATTCAGTTGTTTATTTACTTGAAGACCGGAGTTTAGGGGCCGACCCCTTGTAGTATACACTtgatgtatggtcccgagggaaacagttagttttattttcccgagagtcctcatgtttcccgagacgaagtcgagggaaacatc contains these protein-coding regions:
- the LOC137992608 gene encoding sodium- and chloride-dependent transporter XTRP3-like, with the translated sequence MTDFLAQERDNQHIETLPMTVLGPAFSSTSKSETGRKQHDNGFKNDPSQSQQNQEWKESRGSVNMPSGCMVGSVEKLENGCSSWVNKSESRFNQRGRMSLPLNGKYANNLHVKHHSQANGVPSSNKYAISQHQGNGDCSRLRKARSGYQCGCGSSLKELIQNRDPEKPWKSKGDYFVAVLTYLLGIGNVIHFPQLFVKHGGGAFFLPYLIMLIIEGIPLVCLEMAVGQRLGRNSVTESWKDLNPSLRGIGVAAAIVSLMTIFYYNYIVAWCLYYFIHSMRSTLLWSTCPTTTNGNNTVDLECTKSNPAEYYWYRKTLNVADDINKSTGINMFLYLFVLLSWTLSFLLSMRGSRAVSKILITILIFIVTNLVTFFFLGVHLQGWAEGLERLFVPEFQKLAEPVVWMDAAGQIFFSLGIGFGTLTLFSTGNKRKNSCYMDALLCTLGNCGTSVWAGIIMFSLFGFKADYKVRECQTDHNSSFETNCSTSSLPCSKDEVLDNLPPGLSLGFAGLSETFTKMPLPPLWSTLFYFLLFLLGTSSMLGMIEMVLTAVKELIFFKRTWRSDVICGIVCLALCISNLIFVQSTGFYLLEIISGASSIPILLTGLAECIGVAFVYGMDRFSKDLYQMTGKPVKRRWKICWKFISPLIIFCVITGGIVQMIKAMAKGEFTYTAWDRNQAKVKYIPYPAWGYLLYAVFTLVPVICIVYPPLKDYFVRIKSDAEADEMLSESNDSVSCCCVGWSRTYNISPRNSSRINGHVNLTVAVDDG